In a single window of the Olivibacter sp. SDN3 genome:
- a CDS encoding translocation/assembly module TamB domain-containing protein, producing the protein MNKVGRIALKTVLWIIGSVIGLTLLIFILIRIPAVQNFVVQQVVSFLEKKIETPVKIARVSLDLPKLLVLEGVYFEDQKQDTLFSGDQLKVDISLLKLLNNKVEINEIDLRGITAKIDRTLPDSSFNFDYIVEAFAGEEEKEPKPEDTTSTMEFSIDKINLDRIRFVYKDDVIGTSADFNLAHFDTRIKTFDLNNMRFEIPKINIKGINTAVKQWAVAQAADAPSPEDLGVETATSPEPEMPDLKIGSLNVEDIKVDYDDEVGALQANLLFKQLLVDFNEIDLKGENIDIKRILLDENNARIAFGKTAATSPATTAVGTDTLTSTEPMNWKVKLGDIELNKNRIAYFDANQPRVNKGMDYGNLDIQGFDLKLADFFFAIDSISGQLKQLNFKDRSGLAINRLETDFVYTEHGATLGNLHLETPHTLIRDYVKISYASLETLADEIGALSVDANVKRSKLGMQDVVLLVPDLDTMEVMQPLLTRSFNINGRVVGRVDDLRIPNIEFSTLDQTKLQASAHIKGLPDVDKLYADLQLKNFTTGKRDLDRLIAKSMLPDSIDLPQHISLRGDFKGGMNSFNTDMHLLSSIGKADLNAKYQAAKDTTYDATVAISDINVGELMKMDSTLGKVSFTASVKGTGLDPAKAIAAIQAKLISAEAVGYTYTDINLNAKTDNGNMEATLASDDPNIDLDMQAFANLSGKYPSFKMDFMVDSINTKNLNLTEDSIRFHGQFTADFETADPDFLNGQLDLTKAIIAYNNDRYVLDTISIIARADSSQNLIQVRSEFLDAHMIGSYKLTTLANAFQNALVKYYNPNPEVADASVSQAADSIPAYPPTEMEFGLTFRRSPLIIRVVPDLTELQPVTFDGNFNSETNTINVKGVAPKAVYAGTEITNVSFDINTFDSTLYYAALINNIKVSSIELTNTLLSGTIANSLIDAGLWIKDRQGKEQYYIGANLLAEAEDFIFRLKEDGLMLNYDQWSVNPENAISFGKKGLLAYHFDLTQNGQQMNISSQDSVHNAPLALDFKDFRIETFTNMIESNTLVLGGGIDGNATVERLDASPVFTSDININNFYFGTDTIGDINLQVSNAKENTFTANIGIQGNGNDVQLSGDYVSPPNAASSMDFVLAINNLNMSTIEAFSLGNLRRTAGSINGSLAINGTPDAPRINGDLIFDQARMNISMLNATFSMDQQRINFNNNGLAFKQFTLTDSVGNSAVINGAVNTKTYTDFTLAMDIKADDFQVLNATEADNDLFYGKLFIDSDLRIRGAATSPSVNGTLRVNGNTDMTLTMPESDPGLVEREGIVEFTSLSSSTDSQILAVYDTTETTDNAILGMNISLNIDVDKDAAFTVIVDPGTGDQLFIKGQALLNFGITPGGEMTLAGTYTVEEGNYSLSFNMIKRRFDLKKGSTIVWGGDVMHAQLDMTAIYRIQAQPIDLVQNQVAGSSANYYRQRLPFDVNLHIGGEMMKPEISFDIDLGEGGNASTIPQTVTQTVESKLAQLRDNPSEMNKQTFALIVLGRFIAENPFHSAGGSSTETMVRSSVSSLLTSQLNKLAGDLIAGVELNFDLQSTADDYSTGQAQNRTDLNVGLSKRMLDDRLKVTVGSNFELEGAQQPGQNATNIAGDISLEYQLSRDGRYVARVYRKNQYQVTLQGQFIETGLGFIINMSYDEFKELFMSARRLQQFNEEREKEIKEQITNGNGNGKNNDQDSIDQEPQQKQPLEDDEDSADDFDTTNHQDDNQGAVHFNKAYNRDDEEAIENVAERTDNEK; encoded by the coding sequence TTGAACAAAGTTGGTAGAATTGCACTTAAGACTGTTTTATGGATTATTGGTAGTGTTATTGGTTTAACATTGCTAATTTTTATTTTAATACGAATTCCAGCTGTTCAGAACTTTGTTGTTCAGCAAGTAGTATCTTTCCTTGAAAAGAAAATTGAGACTCCGGTAAAGATCGCACGTGTTTCATTAGACTTACCTAAACTATTGGTACTTGAGGGCGTTTATTTTGAAGATCAAAAGCAAGACACCCTATTTTCCGGAGATCAATTAAAAGTTGATATAAGCTTACTTAAATTATTAAACAATAAAGTAGAAATAAATGAAATAGATTTAAGAGGTATCACGGCTAAGATTGACCGTACACTACCCGATAGTAGTTTTAATTTCGACTATATTGTTGAGGCTTTTGCGGGAGAAGAAGAAAAAGAACCGAAACCAGAAGATACCACGTCAACGATGGAGTTCTCTATCGACAAAATCAACCTTGACCGGATAAGATTTGTATATAAAGACGATGTGATAGGGACCAGTGCAGACTTTAACCTTGCACATTTTGATACGCGTATCAAAACCTTTGATTTGAATAATATGCGTTTTGAGATACCAAAAATCAATATCAAAGGAATTAATACAGCTGTCAAGCAATGGGCGGTAGCACAGGCAGCAGACGCTCCTTCGCCAGAGGACTTAGGTGTTGAAACCGCCACAAGTCCCGAACCGGAAATGCCCGATTTAAAGATTGGGAGTTTAAATGTTGAAGATATAAAAGTGGATTACGACGATGAGGTAGGGGCACTTCAGGCAAATCTGTTATTTAAACAACTTTTGGTGGATTTTAATGAAATTGATCTAAAAGGCGAGAACATTGACATCAAGCGTATTCTACTAGACGAAAATAATGCGCGTATTGCCTTTGGCAAAACAGCAGCAACAAGCCCTGCTACAACAGCAGTAGGCACAGACACCCTAACATCTACCGAACCGATGAACTGGAAGGTCAAGCTTGGAGATATTGAGCTAAATAAGAATCGCATCGCTTATTTTGACGCCAACCAGCCCCGTGTTAATAAAGGAATGGATTATGGGAACCTTGATATACAAGGCTTCGATTTAAAATTAGCTGACTTCTTTTTCGCCATCGACTCTATCAGCGGACAGTTAAAGCAATTGAATTTCAAGGATAGAAGTGGGCTTGCTATTAACCGCTTAGAAACAGACTTTGTTTATACGGAACACGGTGCTACGCTTGGTAACCTACACTTGGAAACACCACATACCTTGATTAGAGACTACGTAAAAATATCGTACGCCTCTTTAGAAACTTTAGCAGACGAAATTGGTGCGCTGTCTGTCGACGCGAATGTTAAACGAAGCAAGTTAGGTATGCAGGATGTTGTGTTATTAGTACCAGACCTTGATACTATGGAAGTTATGCAACCGCTTCTTACCCGAAGCTTTAACATTAACGGACGCGTTGTAGGTCGAGTTGACGACCTAAGGATACCCAATATCGAGTTTAGCACACTTGATCAGACAAAATTGCAGGCCTCTGCACATATAAAAGGATTACCCGATGTAGATAAACTCTATGCAGACTTACAGTTAAAAAACTTCACGACGGGTAAACGGGATCTCGACAGGTTGATAGCAAAAAGCATGTTACCTGACAGCATAGACCTTCCCCAGCATATTTCGTTACGCGGAGATTTTAAAGGTGGCATGAACAGCTTTAATACGGATATGCATTTGTTGTCATCCATCGGTAAAGCAGATCTAAATGCTAAATACCAAGCAGCTAAAGACACCACTTACGATGCTACTGTTGCCATTAGCGATATAAATGTGGGAGAGCTCATGAAGATGGATTCTACTTTAGGTAAAGTTTCGTTCACTGCCTCTGTTAAAGGTACTGGACTAGATCCCGCCAAGGCAATTGCTGCTATACAAGCCAAACTTATTAGTGCAGAAGCCGTGGGGTACACCTATACAGATATCAACTTAAATGCAAAAACGGATAACGGTAATATGGAAGCTACATTGGCTAGTGATGATCCAAACATTGATCTGGATATGCAGGCCTTCGCTAATCTTTCAGGCAAATATCCGAGCTTCAAAATGGATTTTATGGTGGACAGTATTAATACGAAAAATCTAAATCTCACTGAAGACAGTATTCGTTTCCATGGACAATTTACGGCAGATTTTGAAACTGCAGATCCGGATTTTCTAAACGGTCAGCTAGATCTGACAAAAGCCATCATTGCCTATAATAATGACCGTTATGTACTGGATACCATCAGCATCATCGCCAGAGCAGACTCCAGTCAAAACCTCATTCAGGTACGTTCAGAGTTTCTCGACGCCCATATGATAGGTTCCTATAAGTTGACGACCTTGGCCAATGCCTTTCAAAATGCCCTGGTAAAATATTACAATCCTAATCCGGAAGTAGCAGATGCCTCCGTTAGCCAGGCAGCTGATAGTATTCCGGCCTACCCTCCGACTGAGATGGAGTTTGGGTTAACGTTTCGCCGTTCGCCATTGATTATACGGGTCGTACCAGACTTAACGGAATTACAGCCCGTAACCTTTGATGGTAACTTTAACAGTGAGACAAACACCATCAACGTTAAAGGAGTAGCGCCGAAAGCAGTTTATGCGGGAACGGAAATTACCAATGTTAGTTTCGATATCAACACCTTTGACAGTACATTATATTATGCGGCATTGATTAATAATATTAAAGTATCCAGTATTGAATTAACGAACACATTACTCAGTGGGACGATAGCTAATAGTTTAATTGATGCCGGTTTGTGGATAAAAGATAGACAAGGAAAAGAGCAATATTATATTGGAGCCAACTTGCTAGCCGAAGCGGAAGATTTTATTTTTAGATTAAAGGAAGACGGCTTAATGCTGAACTACGATCAGTGGTCTGTCAACCCCGAAAATGCGATCAGCTTTGGTAAAAAAGGATTGTTGGCCTATCATTTTGACCTCACGCAAAATGGTCAGCAGATGAATATATCCTCGCAGGATTCCGTTCATAATGCTCCTTTAGCTTTAGATTTCAAGGATTTCCGGATAGAAACTTTCACTAACATGATTGAAAGTAACACACTGGTTCTTGGAGGTGGAATCGATGGAAACGCAACGGTAGAACGTCTAGACGCATCGCCGGTATTTACTTCTGATATCAATATCAACAACTTCTATTTCGGAACCGATACCATAGGTGATATTAATCTTCAAGTAAGTAATGCAAAAGAAAACACCTTTACTGCGAATATCGGTATTCAGGGAAATGGAAATGATGTTCAACTGAGCGGAGATTATGTATCTCCTCCGAACGCCGCATCTTCCATGGATTTTGTACTGGCCATCAATAACCTCAATATGAGCACAATTGAGGCCTTCAGTTTAGGCAATCTACGCCGCACAGCTGGAAGCATTAATGGTAGTTTAGCTATTAATGGAACACCTGATGCACCACGTATTAATGGAGACTTAATCTTTGACCAAGCAAGAATGAATATTTCCATGTTAAATGCTACATTCAGCATGGATCAACAGCGCATAAACTTTAACAACAATGGGTTAGCTTTCAAACAATTTACGCTAACGGACAGTGTAGGAAACAGTGCTGTCATCAACGGTGCGGTAAACACCAAGACGTATACGGATTTTACCCTTGCAATGGACATTAAGGCTGACGATTTTCAAGTACTGAATGCTACCGAGGCAGACAATGATCTTTTCTATGGAAAATTATTCATAGATAGCGACCTACGTATAAGAGGAGCTGCTACGAGTCCGTCAGTAAACGGAACCTTACGTGTAAACGGTAATACAGACATGACCTTAACTATGCCTGAATCAGACCCAGGGTTAGTTGAAAGGGAGGGTATAGTAGAATTTACCAGCCTATCATCAAGCACAGATTCCCAGATATTAGCGGTTTACGACACAACAGAGACAACAGATAATGCCATTCTGGGAATGAATATATCGCTCAATATCGATGTAGATAAAGATGCTGCCTTTACCGTAATTGTTGACCCGGGTACGGGTGACCAATTATTTATTAAGGGACAAGCTTTATTAAACTTTGGTATTACTCCAGGTGGAGAAATGACTTTAGCAGGCACTTATACTGTTGAGGAAGGAAATTACTCATTGTCCTTTAACATGATTAAACGTCGTTTTGATCTTAAAAAAGGAAGTACTATTGTATGGGGCGGCGATGTTATGCACGCACAACTCGATATGACCGCTATTTATCGTATACAGGCACAACCTATCGATTTAGTGCAAAATCAGGTAGCGGGGTCGAGTGCCAATTATTACCGACAACGTTTACCCTTTGACGTCAACCTACATATAGGAGGTGAGATGATGAAGCCGGAAATTTCTTTTGACATTGATCTTGGTGAAGGAGGAAATGCGTCTACCATACCACAAACGGTTACCCAAACTGTTGAATCGAAGTTAGCTCAGTTAAGGGATAACCCCTCGGAGATGAACAAGCAAACATTTGCCCTCATTGTTTTAGGCCGGTTCATTGCCGAAAATCCCTTCCATAGTGCTGGAGGTTCCAGTACAGAAACAATGGTTCGCTCGAGTGTAAGCAGCTTACTAACCAGTCAGCTGAACAAGCTGGCCGGAGATTTAATTGCCGGGGTAGAATTAAATTTTGATTTACAGTCTACCGCTGACGATTATAGTACAGGACAGGCACAGAATCGAACTGATCTGAATGTAGGTCTTTCCAAACGGATGTTGGATGACCGCTTGAAGGTGACGGTTGGTTCGAATTTCGAATTAGAGGGGGCACAGCAGCCGGGGCAAAACGCCACCAATATTGCTGGAGATATTTCCTTAGAGTATCAATTATCAAGAGATGGTAGGTATGTAGCACGGGTATATCGTAAAAATCAATATCAGGTAACTTTGCAGGGACAATTTATCGAAACCGGCTTGGGCTTCATCATCAATATGAGCTATGACGAGTTCAAAGAACTCTTTATGAGTGCTAGACGATTACAACAGTTTAATGAAGAGCGGGAAAAAGAAATTAAAGAACAGATTACCAATGGAAACGGTAACGGTAAAAATAACGACCAGGATTCCATTGATCAGGAGCCCCAACAGAAGCAACCGCTGGAAGATGATGAGGATTCCGCGGATGATTTTGATACAACAAACCATCAAGACGATAACCAGGGAGCCGTACATTTCAATAAAGCATATAATAGAGATGATGAGGAAGCCATCGAAAATGTTGCAGAAAGGACTGATAATGAAAAATAA
- a CDS encoding BamA/TamA family outer membrane protein, whose product MKNKYLIVGYAILTLLLASCSNIKYLKEGEDLYVKGEVTVNNDSLPDRFKEPLTESLEGILRPRPNKKFLGLRPKLYFYNIAGEPKKNKGFKHWLKNKVGEEPVLLQDVNVSYNENLVRNRLENIGFFNAYVETDTTIKSRKATLNYTATTNRVYRINKVTFEADTTTEIGRELKNAQEGSLLRPRGTYNLDRIIAERERIDNVLKDKGYYYFSPDHILVQVDSMVGDHKVDMNVKLKNATPAIAKKPYTINNIFIYPEYSLLQGDYELGTPQDAEEYRGYYFIDPNQTFRKFALARTMFFNKGDLYNRDKQNLTIGQLVGMGTFRFVKNNFVPVDSGKTNKLDAHYYLTPQQKKAVRLELLGKTAAVYNGSEVNVSWSHRNAFKGAELFRLTAYGGYEVQSGGGININSNFYRYGLEASLTWPRVIAPFRWEPTRRFVPHTRTLLGYEFLNRRQAYRLNSLHYAWGYTWQESAKKTHELNVLDIAYVQPVNVTPFYENLADSLPYLQRAIDRQFTFGPNYKFTYTNTMETDRKHTSFFSGGLDLSANTVGLILGSNKRAGNVDSIFSAAFSQFIKTEIEYRHYMKLGLNRQLAARAFFGYGYSYGNSDQLPYVKQFFAGGPNSLRAFRARAIGPGSFNPDRIGNDFFVPDMTGDIRLEFNLEYRAKIVSILDWAAFVDVGNIWLQNADTLRPGGQFTRDFAKELAVGGGLGIRLDLTFLILRTDFAIPLRIPYLPENERWVFNKINFRDPDWRRNNIVFNLAIGYPF is encoded by the coding sequence ATGAAAAATAAGTATTTAATTGTAGGATACGCTATATTGACCCTTTTATTGGCTTCTTGCAGTAACATCAAATACTTAAAAGAAGGAGAAGACCTTTATGTGAAAGGTGAAGTCACTGTAAACAACGACTCGTTACCTGATCGATTTAAAGAACCGCTTACGGAAAGTCTAGAGGGAATTTTAAGACCCCGCCCCAACAAGAAGTTCTTAGGACTACGCCCAAAATTGTACTTCTATAACATCGCTGGCGAACCGAAAAAAAACAAAGGGTTCAAACACTGGCTGAAGAACAAAGTGGGTGAAGAGCCTGTGCTTTTACAAGACGTAAATGTGTCTTATAATGAAAATTTAGTTCGAAATCGCTTGGAGAATATCGGCTTCTTCAATGCCTATGTAGAAACGGATACAACAATAAAAAGCAGAAAAGCAACACTAAATTATACAGCTACCACCAACCGCGTATATCGTATTAATAAGGTAACCTTTGAGGCAGATACCACTACTGAAATTGGAAGGGAACTGAAAAACGCCCAAGAAGGGTCGTTGCTTAGACCAAGAGGCACCTATAATCTTGATCGTATTATTGCTGAACGGGAACGAATTGATAATGTTTTGAAAGACAAGGGATATTATTACTTCAGTCCTGACCACATCTTGGTACAAGTAGATAGTATGGTGGGCGATCATAAAGTAGATATGAATGTCAAGTTAAAAAATGCAACTCCTGCAATAGCTAAAAAGCCATATACGATCAATAATATCTTTATTTACCCTGAATATTCTTTATTACAGGGAGATTACGAGCTTGGTACGCCTCAGGATGCCGAAGAATACCGGGGCTACTATTTTATCGATCCCAATCAAACCTTTAGGAAATTTGCGTTGGCAAGAACCATGTTTTTTAATAAAGGCGATCTGTATAACCGGGATAAGCAAAACCTCACTATTGGGCAGTTGGTGGGTATGGGAACATTCCGTTTTGTAAAAAACAATTTTGTGCCGGTTGACAGCGGTAAGACTAATAAATTAGATGCGCATTATTACCTCACACCGCAGCAAAAAAAGGCGGTAAGGCTTGAACTCTTAGGAAAAACAGCAGCCGTTTACAATGGTTCTGAAGTTAATGTAAGTTGGAGCCATCGAAACGCATTCAAAGGAGCTGAGCTTTTTCGACTTACCGCATATGGTGGATACGAGGTACAATCCGGTGGAGGGATAAACATTAACTCCAATTTTTATCGTTACGGTTTAGAAGCTTCCCTTACCTGGCCTAGGGTTATAGCGCCCTTTCGGTGGGAACCTACCCGAAGGTTTGTACCGCATACAAGAACACTATTGGGCTATGAATTTTTAAACCGCCGTCAGGCCTATCGCTTAAACTCATTACATTATGCTTGGGGGTATACCTGGCAAGAGTCTGCAAAAAAAACGCACGAGTTAAATGTGTTGGATATCGCCTATGTTCAACCCGTAAATGTTACGCCATTTTATGAAAACCTGGCCGACAGCCTCCCCTACTTACAGCGGGCAATAGACAGGCAGTTCACCTTTGGTCCGAATTACAAATTCACCTATACCAATACGATGGAAACCGACAGAAAACACACCAGCTTTTTCTCGGGCGGTTTAGACTTATCGGCCAATACCGTAGGTTTAATTTTAGGATCCAATAAAAGAGCGGGTAACGTGGATAGTATATTTAGTGCAGCTTTTTCGCAGTTTATTAAAACAGAAATTGAGTATAGGCATTACATGAAACTCGGGTTGAACAGGCAGCTGGCCGCGCGCGCATTCTTTGGTTATGGATATTCGTATGGCAACTCCGATCAACTCCCCTATGTCAAACAATTTTTTGCCGGCGGTCCAAACAGTTTGCGTGCTTTCAGAGCGCGCGCCATCGGTCCTGGTTCCTTTAATCCAGACAGAATAGGAAATGATTTCTTTGTACCCGATATGACGGGTGATATCCGTTTAGAGTTCAACTTAGAATACCGGGCAAAAATTGTAAGTATACTAGACTGGGCGGCATTTGTTGACGTTGGTAATATCTGGTTGCAAAATGCTGATACGTTACGTCCGGGAGGACAGTTTACACGTGATTTTGCTAAAGAGCTAGCTGTTGGAGGGGGATTGGGTATCCGTTTAGACCTTACCTTCTTAATATTAAGAACAGACTTCGCTATACCTTTGCGGATACCTTACCTCCCTGAAAACGAAAGGTGGGTGTTTAATAAAATAAACTTTAGAGATCCTGACTGGCGAAGAAACAATATCGTTTTTAACCTAGCGATTGGGTATCCTTTCTAG
- a CDS encoding malate dehydrogenase yields the protein MKITVVGAGAVGATAADNIVRKELAEEVVLLDIKEGVAEGKAQDISQTASLLGFNSKITGVTNAYDKTAGSSVAVITSGIPRKPGMTREELIGTNANIVKSVAENLLIHSPEVILVVVSNPMDTMTYLTLKATGLPKNRVIGMGGTLDSARFKYQISQHTGASPADLNAIVIGGHGDTTMIPLIKHATWNSLPVTHFLSEEAQQKVVQDTMVGGATLTKLIGTSAWYAPGAAIAIMVESIIRDQKRLFTASVLLEGEYDQQDITLGVPVIIGNKGVEKILPLDLNEDERTNFAESAKAVRHMNNVLTETSIL from the coding sequence ATGAAAATAACCGTAGTAGGTGCCGGAGCCGTCGGCGCAACAGCAGCTGATAATATTGTTAGAAAAGAACTCGCAGAAGAAGTTGTTTTATTGGATATAAAGGAAGGAGTTGCCGAGGGCAAGGCTCAGGATATCTCTCAAACCGCTTCACTATTAGGTTTTAACTCAAAGATTACTGGTGTAACCAATGCCTACGATAAAACGGCGGGTTCCAGTGTAGCGGTTATTACTTCGGGCATTCCGCGTAAACCCGGTATGACAAGAGAGGAGCTTATAGGTACGAATGCAAACATTGTCAAGTCGGTTGCCGAAAATCTATTGATACACTCCCCAGAGGTTATATTGGTAGTAGTATCCAATCCAATGGATACGATGACCTATTTAACATTAAAAGCTACCGGTTTACCAAAAAACAGAGTTATAGGTATGGGAGGGACATTAGATTCTGCTAGGTTTAAATATCAGATCAGCCAACATACCGGCGCCTCTCCTGCTGATCTGAATGCCATCGTTATTGGTGGCCATGGCGATACAACCATGATTCCGCTGATAAAACATGCTACTTGGAATAGTTTGCCGGTAACACATTTTTTATCTGAAGAAGCGCAACAAAAAGTTGTTCAGGACACCATGGTTGGTGGAGCTACCTTAACCAAGCTGATAGGCACATCTGCGTGGTACGCTCCTGGCGCAGCAATTGCAATAATGGTAGAAAGTATTATTCGTGATCAAAAAAGACTTTTCACCGCATCAGTATTGCTGGAAGGTGAATATGACCAACAGGACATTACGCTTGGTGTACCGGTAATTATTGGAAATAAAGGTGTGGAAAAGATTCTACCACTTGATCTAAATGAAGATGAAAGAACCAATTTCGCTGAAAGCGCAAAGGCAGTGCGTCATATGAATAATGTTCTAACGGAAACAAGCATACTATAG
- a CDS encoding retropepsin-like aspartic protease: MIKIPLALLNLQDDGFHLLVDVIVFNKSFKAVLDTGASKTVFDKSTVEKYIGAEQLKMSDKVSTGLGTTSMESFTLSLPDFQIGDFHLKNFEIAVLDLSSINFAYENLSVDPVIGVVGGDILTQYRGIIDYGKMSLTLKQRNRKQD; the protein is encoded by the coding sequence ATGATTAAGATACCCCTTGCATTATTGAATTTACAAGATGATGGCTTCCACCTACTGGTGGACGTTATTGTTTTTAACAAGTCCTTTAAAGCTGTTCTTGACACCGGTGCTTCGAAAACGGTCTTTGATAAAAGCACCGTTGAAAAATATATAGGAGCAGAACAATTAAAAATGAGTGATAAGGTTTCAACGGGTTTGGGCACCACGAGTATGGAAAGCTTCACCCTAAGCCTACCCGACTTTCAGATAGGAGACTTTCATCTGAAAAATTTCGAAATTGCTGTATTAGATCTTTCTTCGATTAATTTCGCTTATGAAAACCTATCGGTAGATCCGGTAATAGGAGTTGTGGGTGGCGATATTCTTACGCAATACAGAGGAATAATAGACTATGGAAAGATGTCGCTGACCCTAAAGCAGCGCAACCGTAAACAAGATTAA
- a CDS encoding PQQ-dependent sugar dehydrogenase has product MRNRLLYVLSLVLLGFLSCTKTNDVEEPPIDTEEPTIRTNTLLTGREIIWGMGFLPNGELLFSEKRGRLYRLVNGEAIEISGLPNDINTSGQGGLLDLCVHPQHVDNGLIYMSYAAGGDPSLLKLVRFQLNNDQLSGLETIFETDASNAWQGHYGSRIAFDPDGLLYLSIGEGGPRSYGGSDSPNQNAQNIDSPWGKIHRLTDNGEIPEHNPRLPEGAAPSSIFAYGIRNPQGLAWNPFTNELWATDHGPSGGDEVNIIASGNNYGWPLVSWGENYDGTPISDGHDMEGITNPIHYWSNSIGIGAMAFISSDDFKAWKGDLLVASLAQEYLSRLEIHDNEIVSESMVIEGEGRIRNVKQAPDGTIYVSLEDPGRIIQLIPE; this is encoded by the coding sequence ATGAGAAATAGGTTATTATATGTTTTATCTCTTGTTTTGCTGGGCTTCTTGAGTTGCACGAAAACAAACGATGTGGAGGAACCGCCCATAGATACAGAGGAACCTACAATTCGTACCAACACCTTGTTAACTGGTCGTGAAATTATCTGGGGAATGGGCTTTTTACCCAATGGAGAGCTTCTTTTTTCGGAGAAAAGAGGTCGGTTATACCGCCTTGTGAACGGTGAGGCAATAGAAATCTCTGGTTTACCTAATGATATCAATACGAGTGGCCAGGGTGGTTTACTCGACTTATGCGTCCACCCACAGCATGTAGACAATGGCTTGATTTATATGAGCTATGCAGCTGGCGGTGATCCCAGTTTATTAAAACTCGTTCGGTTTCAATTGAATAATGATCAGCTAAGCGGTTTGGAAACTATTTTTGAGACAGACGCCAGTAATGCTTGGCAAGGGCATTATGGTAGTCGGATAGCTTTTGATCCGGATGGATTGCTGTATTTAAGTATTGGTGAAGGAGGGCCACGATCATATGGGGGTAGTGATTCTCCCAATCAGAACGCACAGAATATTGACAGTCCTTGGGGTAAAATTCATCGTCTGACAGACAACGGAGAAATTCCAGAGCATAATCCGCGACTGCCCGAAGGTGCAGCTCCAAGCAGTATATTTGCCTATGGGATCCGTAATCCGCAGGGACTGGCCTGGAATCCTTTTACAAATGAGTTATGGGCGACAGACCACGGTCCCAGTGGAGGCGATGAGGTCAACATTATCGCCTCTGGAAATAACTACGGATGGCCGTTAGTTTCTTGGGGAGAGAATTACGATGGCACACCGATATCTGATGGTCATGACATGGAAGGAATAACCAATCCAATACATTATTGGTCCAATTCCATTGGTATTGGCGCGATGGCCTTTATTTCTAGCGACGACTTTAAAGCCTGGAAAGGCGACTTATTGGTAGCCTCTCTGGCCCAGGAATATTTAAGTCGACTCGAAATTCATGACAACGAGATAGTCAGTGAATCCATGGTTATCGAAGGAGAAGGCCGAATACGTAATGTGAAGCAAGCGCCTGACGGGACCATATATGTTTCGCTTGAAGATCCCGGGCGAATTATACAGCTCATTCCTGAATAG